The proteins below come from a single Benincasa hispida cultivar B227 chromosome 4, ASM972705v1, whole genome shotgun sequence genomic window:
- the LOC120075524 gene encoding monosaccharide-sensing protein 2-like, which translates to MKGAVLVALAASIGNFLQGWDNATIAGAMVYIKKDIVLSSSVEGLIVAISLIGATIITTCSGPVSDWVGRRPMLILSSLLYILSGSIMLWSPNVLVLCIARLLDGFGIGLAVTLVPVYISETAPSEIRGLLNTLPQFTGSGGMFISYCMVFYMSLSVSPSWRLMLGVLSIPSVLYFILTVFFLPESPRWLVSKGKMLEAKKVLQRLRGIEDVSGEMALLVEGLGIGGETSIEEYIIGPAEEFDGDIADQKDKIKLYGPGEGLSWVAKPVTGQSSLALASRQGSLINRSMLMDPLVTLFGSVHEKLPESGSMIFPNFGSMFSTAEPHVKHEQWDEESQRGDDYTSEAGGVDSDDNLHSPLISRQTTSMDKDIVPPPSHGSIFSVRRHSSLMQGNVEAVSNTGIGGGWQLAWKWSEKGEDGKEGGFKRIYLHQEDIPGSRRGSILSLPGEDVHAEGEVIQAAALVSQPALFSKELKDQHPVGPAMVHPSETVTKTPIWSALLEPGVKHALIVGIGIQILQQFSGINGVLYYTPQILEEAGVEVLLSNMGIGTESASFLISAFTTFLMLPCIGVAMRLMDISGRRRLLLATIPVLIVSLLILVVFELVTVSTIVNAAISTICVVVYFCIFVMAYGPIPNILCSEIFPTRVRGLCIAICAMVFWIGDIIVTYSLPVMLSAIGLAGVFGIYAVVCIISWIFVYLKVPETKGMPLEVIAEFFSVGARQAAKGTNN; encoded by the exons ATGAAGGGAGCTGTGCTAGTAGCTCTTGCTGCTTCCATTGGAAACTTTCTACAAGGATGGGATAATGCCACCATCGCTG GGGCTATGGTTTACATCAAGAAAGACATAGTCCTCAGTTCTTCAGTGGAAGGTCTTATAGTGGCCATATCTCTCATTGGAGCCACAATCATCACGACGTGCTCAGGACCGGTATCAGATTGGGTCGGTCGACGTCCGATGCTGATTCTGTCATCACTGCTTTATATTTTAAGTGGTTCGATCATGTTGTGGTCGCCTAATGTGTTGGTACTCTGCATAGCTAGGTTGTTGGATGGATTTGGGATTGGTCTTGCTGTCACTCTTGTTCCTGTTTATATTTCTGAAACTGCCCCATCAGAAATAAGAGGATTGTTGAATACTCTCCCACAGTTTACTGGATCAGGTGGCATGTTCATATCCTACTGTATGGTATTTTACATGTCGTTGTCAGTCTCACCGAGCTGGAGGTTAATGCTTGGAGTTCTCTCGATCCCGTCGGTCCTCTATTTTATACTAACCGTGTTTTTCTTGCCTGAATCTCCTCGGTGGCTGGTTAGTAAAGGGAAGATGCTCGAGGCAAAAAAGGTTCTTCAGAGACTCCGTGGCATAGAGGATGTTTCAG GTGAGATGGCTTTGCTGGTTGAAGGTCTTGGGATCGGGGGTGAGACATCCATAGAAGAGTATATAATAGGTCCTGCCGAAGAATTTGATGGGGACATAGCTGATCAGAAAGATAAAATCAAGTTATATGGACCTGGAGAAGGCCTATCTTGGGTTGCTAAGCCTGTCACAGGACAGAGTTCTCTCGCACTTGCATCCCGGCAAGGAAGTTTGATCAATAGAAGTATGCTTATGGACCCGCTCGTCACCCTTTTCGGTAGTGTTCATGAGAAGCTCCCCGAGTCTGGAAGCATGATCTTTCCGAATTTCGGCAGCATGTTCAGCACAGCCGAACCTCATGTGAAACACGAGCAGTGGGACGAGGAGAGCCAGAGAGGAGATGACTATACATCAGAGGCTGGTGGAGTGGACTCAGATGACAATCTGCATAGTCCATTGATTTCGCGTCAAACAACCAGCATGGATAAAGACATTGTCCCTCCTCCTTCCCATGGTAGTATCTTCAGCGTGAGACGCCACAGCAGTCTCATGCAAGGAAATGTCGAGGCAGTCAGTAATACTGGGATTGGTGGGGGCTGGCAGTTGGCATGGAAATGGTCTGAAAAAGGAGAGGACGGAAAGGAGGGAGGATTCAAACGTATTTACTTGCACCAAGAGGATATTCCCGGGTCCCGACGTGGATCTATTCTTTCACTTCCTGGTGAAGATGTCCATGCTGAAGGTGAAGTCATCCAGGCTGCAGCATTGGTCAGCCAGCCTGCTCTTTTCTCGAAAGAGCTTAAAGATCAACACCCGGTCGGCCCTGCAATGGTTCATCCATCTGAAACTGTTACAAAGACTCCAATATGGTCTGCTCTACTCGAACCAGGCgttaagcatgctttaattGTAGGAATTGGAATTCAGATTCTTCAGCAG TTTTCTGGGATCAATGGTGTTCTTTACTACACTcctcaaattcttgaagaagcAGGTGTTGAAGTTTTGCTTTCAAATATGGGGATTGGTACTGAATCTGCATCATTCCTGATTAGTGCATTCACAACCTTCCTGATGCTTCCCTGTATAGGTGTGGCAATGAGACTCATGGATATTTCAGGCAGAAg GCGGCTCTTACTCGCTACCATCCCTGTGCTAATAGTATCACTCCTCATTCTCGTCGTGTTCGAGCTTGTTACAGTGAGCACTATCGTCAATGCAGCAATTTCGACCATATGTGTGGTTGTTTACTTTTGCATCTTTGTCATGGCATATGGACCAATCCCAAACATCCTCTGCTCGGAAATTTTCCCAACAAGAGTCCGTGGCCTCTGCATTGCAATATGTGCAATGGTTTTCTGGATTGGTGATATAATTGTAACCTATTCTCTGCCTGTGATGCTCAGTGCAATAGGTCTAGCAGGTGTCTTTGGCATTTACGCCGTCGTGTGTATAATTTCATGGATTTTTGTCTACTTGAAAGTCCCAGAAACCAAAGGCATGCCCCTCGAGGTCATTGCAGAGTTCTTCTCTGTCGGTGCGAGACAAGCTGCAAAAGGTACTAATAATTGA
- the LOC120075525 gene encoding outer envelope pore protein 21, chloroplastic — protein MDTSFRYGGDSRALRIHAKEKISLDSNIFLEVHGELDTRIGEPSLLAASVRQFYPDLSASAALGVQYDKYKKLHYLARGKMSFPVTTNDSLKFTIKGRSYLDKDFKQTKYKGAAEFCLDVLNFQKEQDVRVKVGYEVFEKIPYVQIRENNWTLNADINGRWNVRFDW, from the exons ATGGATACTTCTTTCAGATACGGCGGAGACTCCAGAGCCTTAAGAATCCACGCCAAGGAGAAGATTTCTCTCGACTCCAACATTTTCTTGGAG GTTCATGGCGAGCTTGATACAAGAATTGGAGAACCGAGTCTACTTGCTGCTTCCGTGAGACAATTTTACCCGGAT TTGTCTGCAAGCGCGGCTTTAGGAGTTCAGTATGACAAATATAAGAAACTTCATTATCTTGCTCGTGGGAAAATGTCTTTTCCTGTGACAACTAATGATTCGTTGAAATTTACTATTAAAGGGCGATCTTATCTTGACAAGGATTTTAAGCAG ACTAAGTACAAAGGAGCTGCTGAATTTTGTTTGGatgtattaaattttcaaaaggagcaagatgtaagaGTCAAAGTAGGATATGAAGTGTTCGAGAAG ATACCATACGTTCAGATCAGGGAAAATAACTGGACACTGAATGCAGACATCAACGGTAGATGGAATGTGAGATTCGATTGGTGA
- the LOC120076349 gene encoding dolichyl-diphosphooligosaccharide--protein glycosyltransferase subunit 1A, giving the protein MAFKLDLLLITLALILSPVLSDLIFSKVDRRIDLTSQIVRISSTIRVENEGTDVVSEVLLTFPEEQAKYLAHVQATLNEGKGKTKGSAINFPVDVVYPKEMPPALKFYSVSLPKGLNKGDSLTFDVFAVFTHVLRPFPETITQADVQFVVFLDSAYFLSPYTVKVQSLSVKLPEARIESYTKLENTKIHGSEIKYGPYENLPPYSFTPIRFHFENNKPFPVAQELVREIEISHWGSIQITEHYNLVHGGAQSRGEFSRLDYQARPYAKGASAFRNLVAKLPPRTHSVYYRDEIGNISTSHLWGDSKKTELEIEPRYPMFGGWRTSFTIGYSLPLQDFLFQGQGKRFLNISFGSPINEVVIDRLIVRVVLPEGSSDISVYVPFSHKQWHETKFSHLDIEGRPVVVLEKENVVPEHNQHFQVYYKFNSISMLREPVMLIFGFFILFVSCIIYMHSDMSISKSSASYLAKLQWDEVQTVIQQVQTVINRCLTIHDKLEASLRDLSRTGDVQACKAARKTVDASLKELSKELKPLISFLQSSQQATQILPKVEELVAKERDLQERLIVKHMTVVDCYEKKLGGREIENRVASQQQRITSLRQEVDDLLEFIDEI; this is encoded by the exons ATGGCATTCAAGTTGGATCTACTCCTTATCACACTTGCTCTGATCCTTTCGCCTGTACTTTCCGATCTGATCTTCTCTAAGGTTGATCGTCGG ATTGACTTGACCTCACAAATTGTTCGCATATCTTCAACTATAAGG GTGGAAAATGAGGGGACTGATGTGGTGTCTGAAGTACTGTTAACCTTTCCGGAGGAACAAGCAAAATACTTGGCTCATGTCCAAGCAACATTGAatgaaggaaaaggaaaaaccaaAGGATCTGCTATAAATTTCCCCGTCGATGTTGTTTATCCCAAGGAAATGCCTCCAGCATTGAAATTTTACTCGGTGTCTCTACCAAAGGGATTAAACAAGGGCGACAGCTTAACTTTTGATGTGTTCGCTGTTTTCACTCATGTTCTGCGTCCATTCCCAGAGACAATCACTCAAGCTGATGTTCAGTTTGTAGTGTTTCTTGACAGTGCATACTTCTTGTCTCCTTATACTGTCAAGGTCCAGTCACTAAGTGTTAAATTGCCCGAAGCAAGAATTGAGTCTTatacaaaattggaaaatacgAAGATTCATGGTTCTGAGATCAAATATGGTCCTTATGAGAATCTTCCCCCATATTCATTTACACCCATAcgctttcattttgaaaataataagcCATTTCCTGTTGCTCAAGAGCTTGTCCGTGAGATAGAAATTTCTCACTGGGGCAGCATTCAAATAACAGAGCATTATAATCTTGTCCATGGTGGTGCTCAAAGTAGGGGAGAATTTTCCAG ACTTGATTATCAGGCCAGACCTTATGCAAAAGGTGCTTCAGCATTTAGGAATCTTGTAGCAAAACTACCACCTAGAACTCATTCAGTATACTATAGAGATGAAATTGGAAACATCTCTACGTCTCATCTATGGGGTGATTCTAAGAAg ACAGAGCTGGAGATCGAACCTAGATATCCAATGTTTGGTGGTTGGAGAACTTCTTTTACCATTGGATACAGTTTGCCACTTCAAGATTTTCTATTTCAGGGTCAGGGAAAACGTTTTCTTAACATCTCCTTTGGTTCTCCTATAAACGAAGTTGTGATTGATAGGCTTATTGTCAGG GTTGTTTTACCCGAGGGCTCCAGTGATATATCTGTGTATGTTCCATTTTCTCATAAACAGTGGCATGAG ACAAAATTTTCACACTTGGACATTGAAGGTAGACCAGTGGTTGTACTGGAGAAGGAAAATGTTGTGCCAGAGCATAATCAGCATTTCCAG GTCTACTACAAGTTCAACAGCATTTCAATGCTTAGGGAGCCTGTGATGTTGATTTTTGGATTCTTTATCCTTTTTGTCTCATGCATCATCTATATGCATTCTGACATGTCAATTTCGAAGTCTTCTGCTTCTTATTTAGCAAAACTTCAGTGGGATGAG GTGCAAACTGTGATTCAACAAGTTCAGACTGTTATCAACAGATGCTTAACCATACATGATAAACTAGAAGCATCATTGCGTGATCTTTCTCGAACTGGTGACGTCCAAGCATGTAAAGCAGCTCGCAAAACAGTTGATGCTTCATTGAAAGAGCTTTCAAAAGAGTTGAAGCCTTTGATATCATTCTTGCAGTCGTCCCAACAGGCCACCCAAATATTGCCCAAG GTGGAAGAGCTGGTGGCCAAGGAGAGGGATCTACAAGAGAGGTTGATCGTGAAACACATGACGGTGGTGGACTGCTATGAGAAGAAGCTTGGGGGGCGTGAAATTGAGAACAGGGTTGCTTCACAGCAGCAAAGAATTACATCATTAAGGCAGGAAGTTGACGATCTTCTCGAGTTCATTGATGAAATATAA